The Pangasianodon hypophthalmus isolate fPanHyp1 chromosome 20, fPanHyp1.pri, whole genome shotgun sequence genomic sequence CGGTTTCTGTGTCACGTacttaaacaggaagtgaactgTCGCTTTTTATTTGACTCCTGTAACTGACTTCAGCCTTGTCGGTGTTGAACAGGAAGCCGCAGTGGATGAGTGCGTGCTGGCGACGATGCGGTGGGGTCTGGTGCCCGCGTGGTTCAAGCAGAGAGACCCGAACAAGATGCAGTTCAGCACCTCCAACTGTCGCAGCGAGAGCTTGCTGGAGAAAAAGTCTTACAAGGTATGAACATGATCGCCTTTAACATTTCTAAACAGCAGTAATCAAACTCACACGCCATGTCTGCTCTTTCGATAAAGCTGTCATTGCTGGGTGAAAGGGTAATAAACCGAATTGTAAACAGTTGTCAATGTGACTGGTTTCAAATGATACTTTATATAACagaaattatactgtatatgacgACATTTAACTTGATCATGGTGATGAGACATTGATGTCATGCCCTTTTTGTCTCTTGTGGAATAAACTGTCCACTTTACACACTCAAATTCAGATAATAAATGGTATCAGGCAAAATGTTTACTCTGCTGAATGATTTAGAAACATCAAACCGTTTATTTAAATACACTTCGGATATGTGGAACTGCAATCGAGAATGGCATTTAACtgaaagctgtttttaaatgaaaaatggacCACTCGGGTCACTTCCACTCACCCTTTCAGTTTGGAAATATCACTGTTCAGTTATTATGAGGTTTTCGCTTGAATTAACGCAGTCGATACATAAAGAGAGCTCATGTTCGTGTTTCTGTGCAGAGTGTTTGTATTCTAAACGCGTGATAAGTTGCTTCATTTTCTTTATAACTACGTTTGTGcattctgtgtttattctgtgcCCCAGGAACCTCTGTTGAAAGGGCAGCGTTGTGTCATTCTAGCCGACGGCTTCTACGAGTGGAAGAGGCTGCAGAAGGAAAAGCAGCCTTTCTTCATCTATTTCCCCCAGAGCCAGGGAGATAAGCAGGATGGGGACGAGGTAAAGATGGAAAATGATGAACAGTGTGAAGGAGAGGCAGGGGTAAGAAGGCTGGAGTTTGAAGCTTTAATGAAGTTGATGTGATTATGATTCACTGTGGATGTAATTATTTCTGCAGAGGTGACATCATCTACGGTTTAGACGTAGCATTTACAGATTTTGACCCCGAAACACGAGACACCAGCATGAAATTCTCGGAAGGAGAAAGGACGCAGGACGTGAAAGAAGCATGTGCTTCTGGCGACAGTTATTCCTTAATTTTTCAAGATGAATCAcatttgacctgtgaattcacgaGGCCTGGTCATGTGAGCCAGTGGTTATGAATCGCCGTGAGGAAAGCAGCGTGGTGAAAATCCGCTGAGTCAGCAGCCTGACACCCGGCAGAACTAACGCAGTGTTCATCCATGCAGCTCCATGATCATCTACATGGTAGccataaatcaatcaataaacaaacaaacaaacacccaGCTGGATCTGAGTGGGAGAAATTTAAATTGGTTAAACTTCAGAAATGCAGAAAGGTGGAATGTGCGTCTTGTTTTATAACAGTTTATGcttcatcattttcatttatttttaatttttaagtattttGTGTTCCTATATGGACAGACAAGTTAATTGATTGGTTTAGCTTTCCTttcatgtcagtaattttttttttttggttgaaatCTGTATACTGATCCACAGTCAGTCAACCTCTATATGTTTTATCGTTTATGCTGTTAGCATGGAGCAGAGCCAGTCTACAGACACACGCTAGGTGGTTTTCTGGTGAAATTCTGGTTATAAAAGTCTTCTTCTTGCCACAGTGAGCTCTCAGAGCAGGTGGAAAAACACGATCAGAGcggtgtgagtgagagtgagcaCAGCTCATATGACTATATGAATCACATTTCATCATGGTTGGTACATATAACATGAAAAATGATCAATTTATTcagtcactgaagatgaatataaatataaatatttttttaaaaatcacatttttagaTCAGAATGATGATTTTGGAACTCGAATGATATAGTGATTGGTTAAAAGTTTGGGTTGAAAACACTGCTGTGACTTTCAAAAGCGCAGAAACAATCTACAGGTGAGCACCAGCCCGAGTTCCTCACAGCACCAGGTCAAACCTCAGCCTCAGACCACTGAGCCACCAGCACTTTTAGAGGTGTGAGCTTATTTAGAGAGATTTATCCTCCATTTTACATCACTGACACACAAAAGTGTCTCTTTACAAAGCCTTTTAGTTGTTGAAGGCTCACCTGAGCTGAGCCTCAAGCCATGCTTATCATAGTAAGATGCATAAGTACCTGCCCactgagccaccagaacagtgATATGCAGCACACCTCAAGTCAAAACCTGAACACGGATTGGCTGATGTGTCTCGCACTTGGTCTCACTATTCAGGTCAAATTTTAAAAACCAGGCTGCTTTGCATGAGGTGTTGTGGCTGTTTGGGTAAATGCTTGCTTCCCATGACTGAGCTGCTTGGTTCAAATCTTGGTTTTCTGTTTTAACtctaatgtaaagtaaaatctaAGGATGTAGGTGTGACTTATACCAGTTAATAAAGTTAACATCAGCTCACTATATTTATGAAGGATGCACTGCAATTTCGGGccactaaaaaaataaatatttggtttGTCTTCTTTAACAGGACACTAAAAAGCGCAGCAAGTGGACAGGATGGCGTCTGCTCACCATGGCGGGGCTGTTTGACTGCTGGACTCCCCCTGATGGTGGGGAGGTTCTTTACACCTACACCATCATCACTGTGAACGCCTCACCAGACCTGCAGAGCATCCATGACAGGTAGAGCACGACACTGTGTCATCACTCGTGTTACGCATCCATACATCAAGTGTAGAGTTCACTGTAGGACATTCACTGGCTTATTTTACCAGGGACAGTCATTAGTGCCTCCATAAGTGAGTGTCTGGCTTGTCCTGCAGTTTaagtgtgcgtgtatgtgtgtgagacaggatGCCGGCCATTCTGGATGGAGACGAGGAGGTGAGACGATGGTTGGATTTCGGGGATGTGCGCTCGCTGGAAGCTCTTAAGTTGCTTCAGTCTAAATCCTGCCTGACCTTTCACCCCGTCTCTTCAATCGTCAACAACGCGCGCAACAACTCCCCCGAGTGCCTGCAGCCGCTGGGCCGTGCCGCCAAGAAGGTGCTTCACTTACGGCATATCAGAAACATTATTCATCTGCATGGTAAAGCTGCCACAGTTACATGAAAAATCCCAGTTTTCCTTAACAGCTACTTCCCCTGTGGACTTGATGGCGCACCATCTGGCCTCCTGGAAGTTTCGGGACTTGATGGTGCAGCATGTGGCCTGGTGGAAGGTTTGGGGTGTGGTGGCTTTGTGGAAGGTTCAGGACTTGATGGTGCAGCATGTGGCCTGGTGGCTACTTCCCCTGTGTCAGTGGCACAATTTGagactaagacaaaaaaatgttatgtcTGTGTGAACTCCTGTGGCTTAGTTGGACGAGCTTTCCCTGTGGGTTAAGAAGTCGCTAGTTCAGACCCCACCCAGGCCTCCAGGACATAAGTGTCAGAAGGTGCAGGGCGGCTAGAGGGTGTGATATGAGGGTAATATCTAGGCAGCTGGCCTCCTGAGGTTTTGTGTGGCATAGTGAGTGTTATGAAAGGTGCTGGAGGGTGTGAATGAGGGCTAATAGCTAATCAGTGTTCATAGAACCTACAGGGAAGTGATGAGCCCTGAACCTTAACTGTTGGCAGCTGAGAGGATGCAGCCATTGCTTATTGTAGTCTCTCTTTGACACACACTGTTGAGCCATTTATTAAGCCAAATCCCTAATAAGCACAGGCATATCACAGCCTTCACTGATACAGTGGTTACCATCGTGGTGCTTGGAGTCCCTGTTTTGCTTTAGCGTTATTCCAGGATTAAGTCAAAAGTTCTATAAAACTGTTTGCTAATATCAGATTCTGTGTCTCAACAGGATGAGCTCTGCCTGTGAGTtgagaggttgctggttcacaaacacacaaccgTCAAGTCAGTTTGCTTCTGTGTGTTAGTTAGTGGCGTTCTCATAGAACCTACAGGGAAGCGATTAGCTCTGAACCTCAACCTCTGGGAGCTGAAAGGGAACCAACCATCTCTTCTTCGACTCAATGTTTCATTTTAGTCTCTCTCTGAGTCGCACTGTTGGGCCATTTATTAAGCCAAAAGCCCTATAAGCAAGGGCACCTTACACCTTTCAGTAGTACAGTGGTTAGCATTATGGTCTTTGGTGCTTGATGTCACTGGTTCTTGTCCCTGTTTTGCTTTAGTGTTTGTCCAGAATTAAGTCAAATgttctaaaaaacaaaaaaacagcctaCTAGCACAAGATCCTGTGGCTCAATTAGATGAGCTTTACTGGTGGGTGGAAAAgttgctggttcaaaccccaCCAACTGACTATGCTCTAAGTATCATAAGGCTCAGGACTTGCTGGTGTGGCATGTGGCCTGGTGGAAGGCTCAGCGTGTGGGGGTGCAGCACGTGGCCTCAGGGAAGGTTCAGGACTTGCTGGTGCTTCAGAGAAGGCTCAGGGTGTGGTGGCACAGCACGTGGCCTGGGGGACGGTTCAGGACTTGCTGGTGTGGCATGTGGCCTCGTGGAAGGCTCAGCGTGTGGGGGTGCAGCACGTGGCCTCAGGGAAGGTTCAGGACTTGCTGGTGCTTCAGAGAAGGCTCAGGGTGTGGTGGCACAGCACGTGGCCTGGGGGACGGTTCAGGACTTGCTGGTGTGGCATGTGGCCTCGTGGAAGGCTCAGCGTGTGGGGGTGCAGCACGTGGCCTCAGGGAAGGTTCAGGACTTGCTGGTGCTTCATAGAAGGCTCAGGGTGTAGTGGCACAGCACGTGGCCTTGGGGGACAGTTCAGGACCTGCTGGTGCAGCGTGTGGCCTGGTGGAAGGCTCGGGACTTGCTGGTGCTTCATGGAAGGCTCAGGGTGTGGTGGCATGGCATGTGGCCTCGGGGAAGGATCAGGACTTGCTGGTGCGGCATGTGGCCTGGTGGAAGGCTCAGGGTGTGGTGGCGTGGGCTCGGGGCTTGGGGGTGCAGCACATGGGCTCAGGACTTGCTGGCACACTGTGTGGCTTGGTGAAGGGAGAGTGTGTTGGTGCAGGGGTGATTTAAGCTGCAAGttttcctgcaaaaaaaaaattatcaccCTAACTTCATTTTCTCATCCATGACCCTTTCTTTCCCTCCACCatcttttctcctcttcctccaccaCTCTTTCTGCTCATCTGCTACCACCACCCTCATTGTCCTTTTTCCTCCTCCACCCTTCATCATAGGGACAAGCCAGACATGAACCAGTAACCTCTGCATCACGAGGCGAGGAGtttaccacaaagccaccaaCTCCCCCATAAAAAGGCTGCTGTTGTAGGGCctttgtcttttaaaatgacaaccatcaaaaaacccaaataaataaattcacccttttaaagtttttgaaaaaaatctactttgctaaaatatttaccaataaaaatgttaaagttgATTGCCtaagtattcaccccattgctgtgaaacttTTCAACTCTAAATTAGTTCTTTTGGAAAGAAACGTGGTTACAGCATCAGATTTTTACCTTGCTAATGAGCAATCCCATATCACCAGCGCAGTATGTCTGTAGCAGAGTTTTTGGCTCTTGGTTCGTTCTGCACTTTTTGTTCCGATCTTTCGGTTCTGTTCTTTCAACTAAGTTCCCTCAGGTCCATTTTGGTCTATTCTTggcattcttttctttttgtttcttgttcAGCCATCTGTCACTATGTACAGTGTATAAGTAGTTATTAAGCTCATCAAAGCTAAGTTTATAGTACTCAATGGTCTGTATTCATCAAAGTTGCATACGATCATAAAAATCAGTTATATCTTTGGCATTTGCATGACGTAAATAAAAGTCTAGCAAACGGTAGCTTGTTGATGTTTAATGAATCCAACGCAGATTCAGTCCCATACTCGTAAATCTGTAGTTTTTTTCTGCAGCATTGATGAATAAGGGTCAATATAAATATCCTGTTCTGTATTATCTCTTTCTTTAGGTTCCTGTTAAGGCATCGGCCAGCAGCAAGATGATGGTGAGCTGGCTGAAAAATGGCTCTCCCAGTAAGAGGAAAGAGCTTGATGATGCCGAAACGGATGAAAAGCCTCCGTCTGGGAAGCAGCAGTCCAAAGCCGTGGGGCCGCCACTGCAGCAGTGGCTGCTGGGAAGCGGGGCCAGTAAGAGACCAAGAACATAAAGCTCCCGAACATTGATAGTTAAATATGTTGGCAGCACTGAATGCTACTGTAATTTGTTTGCATCAGAATGTACAatggctgaatgaatgaatgctctGTTAGatgttctgctttttttttttttttttgcttcctgaGACGCTGAGTATTTTTAAAGCCACGCATTCACAATAACACAGATCCTGCAGTGCATCTTCTGTGCCTATTGTCTTATGTGATTTTTACTCGAATTTCACGACAGTTTGTTTGCAGTTTTACAAAAGTGGAGAGAGACCGTGCAGTTAAAATCTACCGCACGTGTGTTTTATGATTCCATTATTTTACTAGGAAAGGACAGATGATTAGCCCCTATACTTGGGTGGATTGGTTAAAGGGAGACAGTGTTAAAACCGAAATTTATTAtctataataaaatagaaagcCTCAGAACAGAGAGAAGGTTTCATTTTAATACTtgagctccagtgcaaaactagcGGAGGAACATCATCATACGAGCGAGAGGCAAATGAAAAACGTATTTTTATGTTGTGTTATTGCTATTGCGTTATtataggtgtcacaaaagtgtatcaGGTTTGAGGTGGCAGTAAAAGGGACTATAGTGAACAGTGGAGcagtattacaatttccttttgcaacttcaaatttaatttactttttctttaatttgttgttAAACAACTTCTGATCGTTACTTGCCTACTAAAAATCAGAGAATTTGCAGACTGAGCTGTTCGCCTTAACCTAAAATGTTCAGTGCCTGTCGACCGTCACAATGACGCACTATGCATATGAAATCTTGTAGACCCAAGAGTACACACGCtcacttcattaaaataaaaaatataaataaataaaaagcgcTGCGCGAAAGATTTATtcaacaagattttttttatttttgtattactttgaaatacatttattttcaaacgATGTATATGCTGTGctgtaataaatgtttcattAGATGTCACGATGAATGCTTCAGATGTCCTCACTGTTCtgtagttttgtgtgtttttt encodes the following:
- the hmces gene encoding abasic site processing protein HMCES isoform X1 — encoded protein: MCGRTACTLAPDELRRASRYRDRSGKRRRPQWRDGDAEKYRPSYNKSPQSFSPVLLSGRHFNKEAAVDECVLATMRWGLVPAWFKQRDPNKMQFSTSNCRSESLLEKKSYKEPLLKGQRCVILADGFYEWKRLQKEKQPFFIYFPQSQGDKQDGDEVKMENDEQCEGEAGDTKKRSKWTGWRLLTMAGLFDCWTPPDGGEVLYTYTIITVNASPDLQSIHDRMPAILDGDEEVRRWLDFGDVRSLEALKLLQSKSCLTFHPVSSIVNNARNNSPECLQPLGRAAKKVPVKASASSKMMVSWLKNGSPSKRKELDDAETDEKPPSGKQQSKAVGPPLQQWLLGSGASKRPRT
- the hmces gene encoding abasic site processing protein HMCES isoform X2 — encoded protein: MCGRTACTLAPDELRRASRYRDRSGKRRRPQWRDGDAEKYRPSYNKSPQSFSPVLLSGRHFNKEAAVDECVLATMRWGLVPAWFKQRDPNKMQFSTSNCRSESLLEKKSYKEPLLKGQRCVILADGFYEWKRLQKEKQPFFIYFPQSQGDKQDGDEDTKKRSKWTGWRLLTMAGLFDCWTPPDGGEVLYTYTIITVNASPDLQSIHDRMPAILDGDEEVRRWLDFGDVRSLEALKLLQSKSCLTFHPVSSIVNNARNNSPECLQPLGRAAKKVPVKASASSKMMVSWLKNGSPSKRKELDDAETDEKPPSGKQQSKAVGPPLQQWLLGSGASKRPRT